The following coding sequences lie in one Streptomyces xiamenensis genomic window:
- a CDS encoding HpcH/HpaI aldolase/citrate lyase family protein — MRHYGHLSAAQRRVLFHQEPAEFSLDSPVDLLGTALGATLYSPATRPRLASDIRKQQAAGVVSMVLCLEDSISDAEVPGAEENLVRQLGRLEREDPADQPPLLFIRVRTPEQITDLTSRLGTAVRLLAGFVLPKFTAAAGPAFLEALTGAEVMSGRRLLAMPILESPELLHLESRAEHLTAAARVLDKYRERIPAVRLGVTDFCSAYGLRRTPDMTAYDVHLVASVIADVVNVFGRADGTGYTVSGPVWEYFRAQERMFKPQLRRSPFSGRAEGLRESLIEHNMDGLLQEIELDQANGLMGKTCIHPSHVAPVHALSVVSHEEFSDAADILRTGPHGGGVLRSAYTNKMNEVKPHRAWAERTIRRAEVFGVARDGVDFVDLLATGMEGEGE, encoded by the coding sequence ATGCGGCATTATGGGCACCTATCGGCCGCGCAACGTCGCGTCCTCTTCCATCAGGAGCCGGCCGAATTCAGCCTGGACTCTCCCGTGGACCTGCTGGGCACCGCCCTGGGCGCTACGCTCTACAGCCCCGCGACCCGGCCCCGGCTCGCCTCGGACATCCGCAAGCAGCAGGCCGCCGGCGTGGTGTCCATGGTCCTGTGCCTTGAAGACTCCATCAGCGACGCGGAAGTTCCCGGCGCCGAGGAGAACCTGGTGCGCCAGCTCGGCCGCCTGGAGCGCGAAGACCCCGCCGATCAGCCGCCGTTGCTGTTCATACGGGTCCGCACCCCCGAGCAGATCACCGACCTCACCAGCCGGCTCGGTACGGCGGTACGGCTGCTGGCCGGCTTCGTCCTGCCCAAGTTCACCGCCGCCGCCGGCCCCGCCTTCCTCGAAGCCCTCACCGGCGCCGAGGTGATGAGCGGACGGCGACTGCTCGCCATGCCCATCCTGGAGTCGCCCGAACTGCTCCACCTCGAATCGCGCGCCGAGCACCTGACGGCCGCCGCCCGCGTCCTGGACAAGTACCGCGAGCGCATACCCGCGGTGCGGCTGGGCGTCACCGACTTCTGCTCGGCGTACGGCCTGCGCCGCACCCCCGACATGACCGCCTACGACGTGCACCTGGTCGCCTCCGTCATCGCGGACGTGGTGAACGTCTTCGGCCGCGCCGACGGCACCGGCTACACCGTCTCCGGGCCGGTGTGGGAGTACTTCCGGGCGCAGGAGCGGATGTTCAAGCCGCAGCTGCGCCGCAGTCCCTTCAGCGGGCGCGCCGAGGGGCTGCGCGAATCGCTCATCGAGCACAACATGGACGGGCTGCTCCAGGAGATCGAACTCGACCAGGCCAACGGCCTGATGGGCAAGACCTGCATCCACCCCTCGCACGTGGCCCCCGTGCACGCCCTGTCGGTCGTCTCGCACGAGGAGTTCAGCGACGCGGCCGACATCCTGCGCACCGGTCCCCACGGCGGCGGGGTGCTGCGCTCCGCCTACACCAACAAGATGAACGAAGTGAAGCCGCACCGGGCCTGGGCCGAGCGGACCATCCGCCGCGCCGAGGTGTTCGGCGTGGCCAGGGACGGCGTCGACTTCGTCGATCTGCTGGCCACCGGCATGGAGGGCGAGGGCGAATGA
- a CDS encoding TerD family protein, whose translation MTHALDKGATVRLPVTSVRAVLRWSPRGSGGADVELSALLLADTGRVRSPGDFVFYNQPRHPTGLVRRLPKRRDGHGLLATVEAELARLDPAVGRVVLAASAESGFDAARTHPHLLLYGASAAEPLARFTPEPRPGETAVICGELYRFGGSWNFRASGLGFWGGLVALAAEFGVTAAAPPPPEDPRRRAGYGYPQPATAPPAPPDLTLPPQGPQFLPPGPG comes from the coding sequence ATGACGCACGCACTGGACAAGGGAGCCACCGTTCGGCTGCCGGTCACCTCGGTACGGGCGGTGCTGCGCTGGTCACCGCGCGGCTCCGGCGGGGCGGACGTGGAGCTGTCGGCGCTGCTGCTGGCAGACACGGGCCGGGTGCGCTCGCCGGGGGACTTCGTCTTCTACAACCAGCCGCGGCACCCCACCGGTCTGGTGCGCAGACTGCCCAAACGGCGGGACGGCCACGGGCTGCTGGCCACGGTGGAGGCCGAGCTGGCCCGGTTGGACCCGGCGGTGGGCCGGGTGGTGCTGGCCGCCTCGGCGGAGTCCGGCTTCGACGCCGCCAGGACGCATCCGCATCTGCTGCTGTACGGGGCCTCGGCCGCCGAGCCGCTGGCCCGCTTCACGCCCGAGCCGCGGCCCGGGGAGACGGCGGTGATCTGCGGCGAGCTGTACCGCTTCGGCGGCAGTTGGAACTTCCGGGCCTCAGGGCTCGGCTTTTGGGGCGGACTCGTGGCACTGGCCGCGGAGTTCGGCGTCACGGCCGCCGCTCCCCCGCCCCCCGAGGACCCGCGCCGCCGGGCCGGCTACGGCTATCCCCAGCCGGCAACGGCCCCGCCCGCACCGCCCGACCTCACCCTCCCGCCCCAGGGCCCCCAGTTCCTGCCGCCCGGGCCGGGCTGA
- a CDS encoding alpha/beta hydrolase, protein MITVSQLDSARPADFASEAENWSQFTTWAGTAKEFVDQEMADVLRERSGETVTAALGRVTVLADNCEYARLQSGLVCAALGGLAEELADAQRRLRSALEEAAERGYPVGEDGSVTFPAIAGEDGEPGWQGGTATCGGGGRLGDYLDSVRALIGGPHAISAQGLAQRIGRALRQAEEVDERYARTLAALVVEPGLRITEAMWADAGEDLRTVGAALTGLLSADDIPAGAPAGENAAWWNALSEREQETYLALFPAAVGALDGLPAVVRDRANRGVLEIEQARVATELEAHRALEPAAGGPAHEEWQRAHDRLEGQSRGMEAIQNRLAAGGTNGLPETFLLGFGTEGNGRAIVAVGNPDLADHTAVYVPGTGARLENVEGDLVRGTRLWRESTMAAMGESVSTVMWLGYDAPQNAMPFEKDEIIPSATDRRYALEGAPALREFTSGLEIAAGGPDAGHTTVIGHSYGSTVVGAAARSDGGLATDDIVAVGSPGMLVPYAKDLGVGSDHVWSMAAGTFDDVVPNAGRMFLGENDVGVGVGRYGIPYLKTDVIPNVPSDEQFGAHIMANDSTGHSAYWDENSLSLRNQSRVIAGRYDDVELG, encoded by the coding sequence GTGATCACCGTCTCGCAGCTGGACTCCGCCCGCCCGGCCGACTTCGCCTCCGAGGCCGAGAACTGGTCGCAGTTCACCACCTGGGCGGGTACGGCCAAGGAGTTCGTCGACCAGGAGATGGCGGACGTGCTGCGCGAGCGGTCGGGGGAGACCGTCACCGCCGCTCTCGGCCGCGTCACCGTGCTCGCCGACAACTGCGAGTACGCGCGCCTCCAGTCCGGCCTGGTGTGTGCCGCCCTGGGCGGCCTCGCCGAGGAACTGGCCGACGCGCAGCGGCGGTTGCGGTCCGCTCTGGAGGAGGCCGCCGAGCGCGGCTACCCGGTCGGGGAGGACGGCTCCGTCACCTTCCCCGCGATCGCGGGCGAGGACGGCGAACCCGGCTGGCAGGGCGGCACCGCGACCTGCGGGGGCGGCGGCCGACTGGGCGACTACCTGGACTCGGTGCGTGCCCTGATCGGTGGCCCGCACGCCATTTCCGCGCAGGGCCTGGCCCAGCGCATCGGGCGCGCGCTGCGGCAGGCGGAGGAGGTCGACGAGCGGTACGCGCGGACCCTGGCCGCCCTCGTCGTCGAACCCGGCCTGCGGATCACCGAGGCGATGTGGGCCGACGCGGGCGAGGACCTGCGGACCGTGGGCGCCGCGCTCACCGGACTGCTGTCGGCGGACGACATCCCCGCCGGGGCCCCGGCGGGGGAGAACGCCGCGTGGTGGAACGCGCTGAGCGAGCGCGAGCAGGAGACCTATCTGGCGCTGTTCCCGGCCGCCGTCGGGGCGCTGGACGGCCTGCCCGCGGTCGTGCGGGACCGGGCGAACCGCGGTGTGCTGGAGATCGAGCAGGCCCGGGTCGCCACCGAGCTGGAGGCCCACCGGGCGCTGGAGCCGGCCGCCGGGGGCCCGGCGCACGAGGAGTGGCAGCGCGCACACGACCGGCTGGAGGGCCAGTCACGGGGCATGGAGGCGATCCAGAACCGGCTGGCGGCGGGCGGTACCAACGGACTTCCCGAAACGTTCCTGCTCGGCTTCGGCACGGAGGGCAACGGCCGGGCGATCGTCGCCGTCGGCAACCCCGATCTGGCCGACCACACCGCTGTGTACGTCCCCGGGACCGGCGCCCGGCTGGAGAACGTCGAGGGCGACCTGGTGCGCGGCACCCGGCTGTGGCGCGAGAGCACGATGGCGGCCATGGGTGAGAGCGTGTCCACCGTCATGTGGCTCGGCTACGACGCCCCGCAGAACGCGATGCCCTTCGAGAAGGACGAGATCATCCCCTCGGCCACCGACCGCCGTTACGCGCTGGAGGGGGCGCCCGCGCTGCGGGAGTTCACCTCCGGCCTGGAGATCGCGGCGGGCGGCCCCGACGCGGGCCACACGACGGTGATCGGGCACAGCTACGGCAGCACGGTGGTCGGCGCGGCGGCGCGCTCCGACGGCGGGCTGGCCACCGACGACATCGTGGCGGTCGGCAGCCCCGGGATGCTGGTGCCCTACGCCAAGGACCTGGGGGTCGGCAGCGACCACGTGTGGTCGATGGCGGCGGGCACCTTCGACGACGTGGTGCCCAACGCGGGCCGGATGTTCCTGGGCGAGAACGACGTGGGGGTGGGGGTCGGCCGGTACGGCATCCCCTACCTCAAGACCGATGTGATCCCGAATGTCCCCTCGGACGAGCAGTTCGGCGCGCATATCATGGCGAACGATTCCACGGGCCACAGCGCCTACTGGGACGAGAACTCCCTGAGCCTGCGCAATCAGTCGCGGGTGATCGCGGGCCGGTACGACGACGTGGAGCTCGGATGA
- a CDS encoding Tellurium resistance, which yields MASLWSYLRRSREPAQKFDTVGGAASYAYELTKRYPEFSLTRRGADTGTLRVDLSWRMRTELGGSSHRKLNAWRHPLELFKPAEIQGHTQGLANVDFDLGCLYELTNGTKGVVQPLGGLTGDFGDPPYIKLSGDDRFGTASGEQMYINLDNKDEIKRLLIFVYIYDGVAAFSRANVVITLVTSDGKHVEIGLTDPPDQAHSCAVVLIEHEADGALVARRQVKYTYGFQSEIDHLYGWGMSWARGRKAGRA from the coding sequence ATGGCGTCGCTGTGGAGCTATCTGAGGCGCAGCCGGGAGCCGGCGCAGAAGTTCGACACGGTGGGTGGCGCGGCCAGCTACGCGTACGAACTCACCAAGCGCTACCCGGAGTTCTCCCTCACCCGGCGTGGCGCCGACACCGGCACCCTGCGGGTGGACCTCTCCTGGCGGATGCGCACCGAACTGGGCGGCTCCAGCCACCGCAAGCTGAACGCCTGGCGGCACCCGCTGGAGCTGTTCAAGCCGGCCGAGATCCAGGGGCACACCCAAGGGCTCGCCAACGTCGACTTCGACCTGGGCTGCCTGTACGAGCTGACGAACGGCACCAAGGGTGTCGTGCAGCCGCTCGGCGGGCTGACCGGGGACTTCGGCGACCCGCCGTACATCAAGCTCAGCGGTGACGACCGGTTCGGCACCGCCTCGGGCGAGCAGATGTACATCAACCTCGACAACAAGGACGAGATCAAGCGGCTGCTGATCTTCGTCTACATCTACGACGGGGTGGCCGCCTTCAGCCGGGCCAACGTGGTCATCACGCTGGTGACGAGCGACGGCAAGCACGTCGAGATCGGCCTCACCGACCCGCCGGACCAGGCGCACTCGTGCGCGGTGGTCCTCATCGAACACGAGGCGGACGGCGCCCTGGTGGCCCGCCGGCAGGTGAAGTACACCTACGGCTTCCAGTCCGAGATCGACCACCTCTACGGCTGGGGCATGTCCTGGGCGCGGGGGCGGAAGGCCGGCCGCGCCTGA
- a CDS encoding DUF475 domain-containing protein: MILKTFGWSFGVTAIGLAAAFYFWGWEGFAVVAILSVLEISLSFDNAVVNAGVLKKMNAFWQRIFLTIGILIAVFGMRLVFPVAIVSVTAGIGPIDAVQLALDNPDQYQEMVTDAHPSIAAFGGMFLLMIFLNFIFEERDVHWLGRLERPLAKLGRIDSFAVGVALAALLLTASTVATHAYQHGGTYSDESSTVLLAGLAGVLTYLVVGGLSGFFENKLEEDEEREEAKAEARAEEAKAAGQQPTMVGLAGRAAFFLFLYLEVLDASFSFDGVIGAFAITNHIFWMALGLGIGAMYVRSLTIYLVREGTLDEYRYLEHGAHYAIGALATMLLVSIRWHLPEVVTGGVGVALIGLSFWSSLRANRADAATRRGGGDDGDGGGVDSGKSAIPSGV; the protein is encoded by the coding sequence GTGATACTGAAAACCTTCGGCTGGTCCTTCGGGGTCACCGCCATCGGACTGGCGGCAGCTTTTTACTTCTGGGGGTGGGAGGGGTTCGCCGTCGTCGCGATCCTCTCGGTCCTTGAAATCTCCCTCTCCTTCGACAACGCGGTGGTCAACGCCGGTGTGCTGAAGAAGATGAACGCCTTCTGGCAGCGCATCTTCCTCACCATCGGCATCCTCATCGCGGTGTTCGGCATGCGGCTGGTCTTCCCGGTCGCCATCGTCAGCGTCACGGCGGGTATCGGGCCCATCGACGCGGTGCAACTCGCGCTCGACAACCCCGACCAGTACCAGGAGATGGTGACGGACGCCCATCCGTCCATCGCCGCCTTCGGTGGCATGTTCCTGCTGATGATCTTCCTCAACTTCATCTTCGAGGAACGCGACGTCCACTGGCTGGGCAGGCTGGAACGCCCGCTGGCCAAGCTCGGCCGGATCGACTCCTTCGCGGTGGGCGTGGCACTGGCCGCGCTGCTGCTGACCGCCAGCACGGTCGCCACGCACGCCTACCAGCACGGCGGTACGTACTCCGACGAGTCGAGCACGGTGCTGCTGGCCGGCCTCGCCGGTGTGCTCACCTATCTGGTGGTCGGCGGGCTCTCCGGGTTCTTCGAGAACAAGCTGGAGGAGGACGAGGAGCGTGAGGAGGCCAAGGCCGAGGCCAGGGCCGAGGAGGCCAAGGCCGCCGGGCAGCAGCCCACGATGGTCGGCCTGGCCGGCCGGGCCGCGTTCTTCCTCTTCCTCTACCTCGAAGTCCTCGACGCCTCCTTCTCCTTCGACGGGGTCATCGGCGCCTTCGCCATCACCAACCACATCTTCTGGATGGCGCTCGGCCTGGGCATAGGGGCGATGTACGTGCGGTCGCTCACCATCTACCTGGTGCGCGAGGGCACGCTGGACGAGTACCGCTACCTGGAGCACGGCGCGCACTACGCGATCGGCGCGCTCGCCACCATGCTGCTGGTGAGCATCCGCTGGCACCTGCCGGAGGTGGTCACCGGCGGCGTCGGGGTCGCGCTGATCGGCCTGTCGTTCTGGTCCTCGCTACGGGCCAACCGCGCCGACGCGGCCACCCGCCGCGGCGGTGGGGACGACGGGGACGGCGGCGGAGTGGACTCCGGGAAATCCGCCATACCCTCCGGGGTGTGA
- a CDS encoding TerD family protein, producing MGVSLTKGGNVSLTKEAPNLTAVTVGLGWQARTTTGADFDLDASALLTNTLGKVISDQHFIFFNNLKSPDGSVEHMGDELVGGNADGGDEEEIKVDLANIPLEVDKVVFPVSIYDADSRQQNFGQVFGAYIRIINQADGRELARYDLTEDASTETAMVFGELYRHGGEWKFRAIGQGYASGLRGIALDYGVNV from the coding sequence GTGGGAGTCAGCCTCACCAAGGGCGGCAATGTCTCGCTGACCAAGGAGGCCCCGAATCTGACGGCGGTGACCGTGGGCCTGGGCTGGCAGGCACGCACCACCACCGGAGCGGACTTCGACCTGGACGCCAGTGCCCTGCTGACCAACACCCTGGGCAAGGTCATCAGCGACCAGCACTTCATCTTCTTCAACAACCTCAAGAGCCCCGACGGCTCCGTCGAGCACATGGGCGACGAACTGGTCGGCGGCAACGCGGACGGCGGCGACGAGGAGGAGATCAAGGTCGACCTGGCCAACATCCCCCTCGAGGTGGACAAGGTCGTCTTCCCGGTCTCGATCTACGACGCCGACTCCCGCCAGCAGAACTTCGGCCAGGTCTTCGGCGCGTACATCCGCATCATCAACCAGGCGGACGGCCGCGAGCTGGCCCGCTACGACCTGACCGAGGACGCCTCGACGGAAACGGCGATGGTCTTCGGGGAGCTGTACCGGCACGGTGGCGAATGGAAGTTCCGCGCCATCGGGCAGGGCTACGCCTCGGGACTGCGGGGCATCGCACTCGATTATGGCGTCAACGTCTGA
- a CDS encoding peroxiredoxin translates to MAIEPGTKAPDFTLKNQHGQTVTLSSFRGEKNVVLLFYPFAFTGVCTGELCALRDELPTFVNDDVQLLAVSNDSAFSLRVFAEQEGLEYPLLSDFWPHGETSRAYGVFDEDKGCAVRGTFIIDKEGVVRWTVVNGLPDARDIEEYVTALKAL, encoded by the coding sequence ATGGCGATTGAGCCCGGCACCAAGGCGCCCGACTTCACCCTGAAGAACCAGCACGGCCAGACCGTCACGCTCTCGTCCTTCCGGGGCGAGAAGAACGTCGTCCTGCTGTTCTACCCCTTCGCGTTCACCGGTGTGTGCACCGGCGAGCTGTGCGCCCTGCGCGATGAGCTGCCGACCTTCGTCAACGACGATGTTCAGCTGCTCGCCGTCTCCAACGACTCCGCGTTCTCGTTGCGGGTGTTCGCCGAGCAGGAGGGCCTGGAGTACCCGCTGCTGTCCGACTTCTGGCCGCACGGCGAGACCTCCCGCGCGTACGGCGTCTTCGACGAGGACAAGGGCTGCGCGGTGCGCGGCACGTTCATCATCGACAAGGAGGGCGTCGTCCGCTGGACGGTCGTCAACGGCCTTCCGGACGCGCGGGACATCGAGGAGTACGTCACCGCTCTCAAGGCGCTGTAA
- a CDS encoding DUF3052 domain-containing protein, whose translation MSATADHAETNLAVRLGFQPGMVVQEIGYDDDAEEELREVIEATTGQDLVDEDYDDVADVVLLWFREDDGDLTDALVDAIGLLDEDGQIVLLTPKPGRDGYIEPSEIGEAAKTAGLAQTKNLNAGKDWTGSRLLTPKAARKK comes from the coding sequence GTGAGCGCGACCGCGGACCACGCGGAGACCAACCTTGCCGTGAGGCTGGGTTTCCAGCCCGGAATGGTGGTCCAGGAGATCGGCTACGACGACGACGCCGAGGAAGAGCTCCGCGAGGTGATCGAGGCCACCACGGGCCAGGATCTCGTCGATGAGGACTATGACGACGTCGCCGACGTGGTGCTGCTGTGGTTCCGCGAGGACGACGGCGATCTGACCGACGCGCTGGTGGATGCCATCGGGCTGCTCGACGAGGACGGGCAGATCGTGCTGCTGACGCCCAAGCCGGGCCGGGACGGTTACATCGAGCCCAGCGAGATCGGCGAGGCCGCCAAGACCGCCGGTCTGGCCCAGACGAAGAACCTCAACGCCGGCAAGGACTGGACGGGCAGCCGTCTGCTGACCCCCAAGGCGGCGCGCAAGAAGTAG
- the aceE gene encoding pyruvate dehydrogenase (acetyl-transferring), homodimeric type, which produces MASGSDRNPIIIGGLPSQVPDFDPEETREWLDSLDAAVDERGRERARYLMLRLIERAREKRVAVPEMSGTDYVNTIATRDEPFFPGNEEIERKILNATRWNAAVTVSRAQRPGIGVGGHIATFASSASLYDVGFNHFFRGKDGGDGGDQIFFQGHASPGIYARAFLLDRLTERNLDGFRQERSKAPYGLSSYPHPRMMPDFWEFPTVSMGLGPIGAIYQARMNRYMQARGICDTSRSHVWAFLGDGEMDEPESLGQLTIAARESLDNLTFVVNCNLQRLDGPVRGNGKIIQELESVFRGAGWNVIKLVWDRSWDPLLAQDRDGVLVNKLNTTPDGQFQTYATETGGYIRDHFFGGDQRLRAMVEHMTDDQLLHLGRGGHDHRKIYAAYRAAKEHQGQPTVILAQTVKGWTLGPNFEGRNATHQMKKLTVDDLKGFRDRLRLPIPDSDLEEGLPPYYHPGRESEEIQYMHDRRRELGGYVPTRVNRARPLKLPQEGVYAALRKGSGQQSIATTMAFVRLLRDLMRDKEIGHRFVPIAPDEYRTFGMDSLFPSAKIYNPLGQTYESVDRELLLSYKESPTGQLLHDGITEAGCTASLIAAGSAYATHGEPLIPVYVFYSMFGFQRTGDQFWQMADQLARGFVLGATAGRTTLTGEGTQHADGHSQLLASTNPACVAYDPAFGFEIAHIVRDGLRRMYGPDAEDVFYYLTVYNEPIQHPAEPEGVDVEGLLKGLYHYRTAPGGTVAARILASGVAVPWAVEAQRILAEEWDVRADVWSATSWTELRRDALAAEEHNLLHPEEEPRVPYVTRALHDDHGPVLAVSDWMRAVPDQISRWVPGTYQSLGADGFGFADTRGAARRFFHIDAPSIVLGVLTELVRDGKLNRSVLRTAIDRYQLLDVAAAHPGTAGGDA; this is translated from the coding sequence GTGGCTTCCGGATCCGATCGCAACCCGATCATCATTGGCGGTCTGCCCAGCCAGGTCCCGGATTTCGACCCCGAGGAGACCCGGGAATGGCTCGACTCGCTCGACGCCGCCGTCGACGAGCGCGGCCGGGAGCGGGCCCGCTACCTCATGCTGCGGCTGATCGAACGCGCCCGCGAGAAGCGCGTCGCGGTGCCGGAGATGAGCGGCACCGACTATGTGAACACCATCGCGACCCGGGACGAGCCGTTCTTCCCCGGCAATGAGGAGATCGAACGAAAGATCCTCAACGCCACCCGCTGGAACGCGGCCGTCACCGTCTCCCGCGCCCAGCGGCCCGGCATCGGGGTCGGCGGGCACATCGCCACCTTCGCTTCCTCCGCCTCCCTGTACGACGTGGGCTTCAACCACTTCTTCCGGGGCAAGGACGGCGGCGACGGCGGGGACCAGATCTTCTTCCAGGGGCACGCCTCGCCGGGCATCTACGCCCGTGCGTTCCTGCTGGACCGCCTGACGGAACGCAACCTGGACGGGTTCCGGCAGGAGCGCTCCAAGGCCCCGTACGGCCTCTCCAGCTATCCGCATCCGCGGATGATGCCGGACTTCTGGGAGTTCCCGACCGTCTCCATGGGCCTGGGCCCGATCGGCGCGATCTACCAGGCCCGGATGAACCGCTACATGCAGGCGCGGGGCATCTGCGACACCTCGCGCTCCCATGTGTGGGCGTTCCTGGGCGACGGCGAGATGGACGAGCCGGAGTCGCTGGGCCAGCTGACGATCGCGGCCCGCGAGAGCCTGGACAACCTCACCTTCGTCGTCAACTGCAACCTCCAGCGTCTGGACGGCCCGGTCCGCGGCAACGGCAAGATCATCCAGGAGCTGGAGTCGGTCTTCCGGGGCGCCGGCTGGAACGTCATCAAGCTGGTGTGGGACCGCTCGTGGGACCCGCTGCTGGCCCAGGACCGGGACGGGGTGCTGGTCAACAAGCTGAACACCACCCCGGACGGGCAGTTCCAGACGTACGCCACCGAGACCGGCGGCTACATCCGCGATCACTTCTTCGGCGGCGACCAGCGGCTGCGGGCCATGGTCGAGCACATGACGGACGACCAGCTCCTGCATCTGGGGCGCGGCGGGCACGACCACCGCAAGATCTACGCGGCGTACCGGGCGGCCAAGGAGCACCAGGGGCAGCCGACGGTCATCCTGGCGCAGACGGTCAAGGGCTGGACGCTGGGCCCGAACTTCGAGGGCCGCAACGCCACCCACCAGATGAAGAAGCTCACGGTCGATGACCTCAAGGGCTTCCGCGACCGGCTGCGGCTGCCGATCCCGGACAGCGATCTGGAGGAGGGCCTGCCGCCGTACTACCACCCGGGGCGGGAGTCGGAGGAGATCCAGTACATGCACGACCGGCGCCGGGAGCTGGGCGGCTACGTGCCCACCCGGGTGAACCGGGCGCGCCCGCTGAAGCTGCCGCAGGAGGGCGTGTACGCGGCGCTGCGCAAGGGCAGCGGGCAGCAGTCGATCGCGACGACGATGGCGTTCGTGCGGCTGCTGCGGGATCTGATGCGCGACAAGGAGATCGGCCACCGTTTCGTGCCGATCGCGCCGGACGAGTACCGCACCTTCGGCATGGACTCGCTCTTCCCGTCCGCGAAGATCTACAACCCGCTGGGGCAGACGTACGAGTCGGTGGACCGCGAGCTGCTGCTGTCGTACAAGGAGTCGCCGACCGGGCAGCTGCTGCACGACGGGATCACGGAGGCGGGGTGCACGGCGTCGCTGATCGCGGCGGGGTCGGCGTACGCGACGCACGGCGAGCCGCTGATCCCGGTGTATGTCTTCTACTCGATGTTCGGTTTCCAGCGCACTGGCGATCAGTTCTGGCAGATGGCCGATCAGCTGGCGCGCGGTTTCGTGCTGGGCGCGACCGCCGGCCGTACGACGCTGACCGGTGAGGGGACGCAGCACGCGGACGGCCACTCCCAGCTGCTGGCGTCCACCAACCCCGCGTGTGTGGCGTACGACCCGGCGTTCGGCTTCGAGATCGCCCACATCGTGCGGGACGGGCTGCGCCGGATGTACGGCCCCGACGCCGAGGACGTCTTCTACTACCTGACCGTCTACAACGAGCCCATCCAGCACCCGGCCGAGCCGGAGGGGGTGGACGTCGAGGGGCTGCTGAAGGGCCTGTACCACTACCGCACGGCCCCCGGCGGCACCGTGGCGGCGCGGATCCTGGCCTCGGGCGTCGCGGTGCCGTGGGCGGTGGAGGCGCAGCGCATCCTGGCCGAGGAGTGGGACGTACGGGCGGATGTGTGGTCGGCGACCTCCTGGACCGAGCTGCGGCGGGACGCGCTGGCGGCCGAGGAGCACAATCTGCTGCACCCGGAGGAGGAGCCGCGGGTGCCGTACGTGACCCGGGCGCTGCACGACGACCACGGACCGGTGCTGGCCGTCTCCGACTGGATGCGGGCGGTTCCCGACCAGATCTCGCGCTGGGTGCCCGGTACGTACCAGTCGCTGGGCGCGGACGGTTTCGGCTTCGCCGACACCCGGGGTGCGGCGCGGCGCTTCTTCCACATCGACGCCCCGTCGATCGTGCTCGGGGTGCTGACCGAACTGGTGCGGGACGGCAAGCTGAACCGCTCGGTGCTCCGCACAGCAATCGATCGCTATCAGTTGCTGGATGTTGCCGCCGCGCACCCCGGTACGGCCGGCGGCGACGCGTAA